A region of Streptomyces sp. WMMC500 DNA encodes the following proteins:
- a CDS encoding beta-N-acetylglucosaminidase domain-containing protein has translation MLVPRPAVVGAALLALALSPLAAPPAAGAPPPPGRTGDISPTPRSVAARGDSVTVTRTVTVVTGSEPDGPALAVAEQALRDAGAEDVRRAETAPAESRGLTVYLGGPGANPASAAALDALGVEGPAGLPAEGYVLAAGTAEPGGGTPGGDGIVLAGADATGTYYAAQSLRQLLPHRDSPGTRLAGTAVRDWPGTGWRGAIEGFYGVPWSHASRLDQLSFYGEHKMNIYVYSPKDDPYLRGRWREPYPEDELARIAELVETARAHHVEFTYALSPGLSVCYSSDADVQALNDKFQTLWDIGVRTFAVPLDDISYTDWNCAADEERFGTGGGAAGAAQAHLLNRVNREFVRTHDGAEPLQMVPTEYYDTTPSPYKKALAEQLDDDVLVEWTGVGVVAPVMTVAQARDAREVFGHPILAWDNYPVNDYAQQRLLLGPLGGREKGLPGELAGITANPMNQAAASKIALYTVADFAWNDAAYDPRTSWAGALAELAGGDRRTTAALRAFADASYGSALNPGQAPELSAAVAAYWDGGGADALDDVLRDLQAAPGVLRDRLPDRAFVEEAGPWLDATRDWGTATRTALRMVEAARDGDGDRAWRLRQRLPELVDRAKSHVYTGLGGREVPVVVGEGVLDAFVADAAAAHDRSLGLPARPKGATDLGTYQGNTVDRMTDGDDSTFFWSDGAPGAGSWVSVDLHGEREIGAVTLAMAKPGSPDDYVREGVLEYSADGETWTELAAFSGTPDVEAAAPAGTQARYVRARSTAEQDNWLVVREFTVAGGGATTTAGGPPAAEGSSLAAAADGDTASVYRAARAPAAGEALEIRFAEPRAPGSLVVLRPQGAPEAGATVQVRNEPAGPWRTAGRLAGAYTELRVPGGAVAEVRLRWSGGGAVPQVADVGVTGG, from the coding sequence ATGCTCGTCCCCCGCCCGGCCGTCGTCGGCGCCGCACTCCTGGCCCTGGCGCTCAGCCCGCTCGCCGCCCCGCCGGCCGCCGGCGCGCCACCGCCGCCGGGCAGGACCGGCGACATCAGCCCCACCCCGCGCTCCGTGGCGGCACGCGGCGACAGCGTCACCGTGACCCGCACCGTCACCGTCGTCACCGGGTCCGAGCCCGACGGGCCGGCGCTCGCCGTCGCCGAGCAGGCGCTGCGCGACGCGGGGGCCGAGGACGTACGGCGTGCCGAGACCGCGCCGGCGGAGAGCCGCGGGCTCACCGTCTACCTCGGCGGCCCCGGCGCCAACCCCGCCTCCGCCGCCGCCCTCGACGCCCTCGGCGTCGAAGGACCCGCCGGGCTGCCCGCCGAGGGCTACGTCCTGGCCGCCGGCACCGCGGAGCCGGGCGGCGGCACCCCCGGCGGCGACGGCATCGTGCTGGCCGGCGCCGACGCCACCGGCACGTACTACGCCGCGCAGAGCCTGCGCCAGCTCCTCCCGCACCGCGACTCCCCCGGCACCCGCCTCGCCGGCACCGCCGTGCGCGACTGGCCCGGCACCGGCTGGCGTGGCGCCATCGAGGGCTTCTACGGCGTCCCGTGGTCCCACGCCTCGCGCCTGGACCAGCTCTCGTTCTACGGCGAGCACAAGATGAACATCTACGTCTACTCGCCCAAGGACGACCCGTACCTGCGCGGGCGCTGGCGCGAGCCGTACCCCGAGGACGAACTCGCGCGCATCGCCGAGCTGGTCGAGACCGCCCGCGCGCACCACGTCGAGTTCACCTACGCCCTCTCCCCCGGCCTGTCCGTCTGCTACAGCTCCGACGCGGACGTCCAGGCGCTGAACGACAAGTTCCAGACGCTGTGGGACATCGGCGTCCGCACCTTCGCCGTGCCGCTGGACGACATCAGCTACACCGACTGGAACTGCGCGGCCGACGAGGAGCGCTTCGGCACCGGCGGCGGCGCCGCGGGCGCGGCCCAGGCGCATCTGCTCAACCGCGTCAACCGCGAGTTCGTCCGCACCCACGACGGCGCCGAGCCGCTGCAGATGGTGCCGACGGAGTACTACGACACCACCCCGTCCCCGTACAAGAAGGCGCTCGCCGAGCAGTTGGACGACGACGTGCTGGTGGAGTGGACCGGCGTCGGCGTCGTCGCGCCCGTGATGACCGTCGCGCAGGCGCGCGACGCCCGCGAGGTCTTCGGCCACCCGATCCTGGCCTGGGACAACTACCCGGTCAACGACTACGCGCAGCAGCGGCTGCTGCTCGGCCCGTTGGGCGGCCGGGAGAAGGGCCTGCCGGGCGAGCTGGCCGGGATCACCGCCAACCCCATGAACCAGGCCGCCGCGTCGAAGATCGCGCTGTACACGGTGGCCGACTTCGCCTGGAACGACGCCGCGTACGACCCGCGGACGTCCTGGGCGGGGGCGCTCGCCGAGCTGGCGGGCGGCGACCGGCGCACGACCGCCGCGCTGCGGGCCTTCGCCGACGCCTCGTACGGCTCGGCGCTCAACCCCGGCCAGGCGCCGGAGCTGTCGGCGGCCGTCGCCGCGTACTGGGACGGCGGCGGCGCGGACGCGCTGGACGACGTGCTGCGCGACCTTCAGGCCGCGCCAGGCGTGCTGCGCGACCGGCTGCCGGACCGGGCGTTCGTCGAGGAGGCGGGACCGTGGCTGGACGCCACCCGCGACTGGGGCACCGCCACCCGCACCGCCCTGCGGATGGTCGAGGCCGCCCGCGACGGGGACGGCGACCGCGCCTGGCGGCTGCGGCAGCGGCTGCCGGAACTGGTGGACCGGGCGAAGTCACACGTGTACACGGGCCTCGGCGGACGCGAGGTGCCGGTCGTCGTCGGCGAGGGCGTGCTCGACGCCTTCGTCGCGGACGCCGCCGCCGCGCACGACCGCTCGCTGGGGCTGCCCGCGCGGCCGAAGGGCGCCACGGACCTCGGCACGTACCAGGGCAACACCGTGGACCGGATGACGGACGGCGACGACTCGACGTTCTTCTGGAGCGACGGCGCGCCGGGCGCCGGCTCGTGGGTGAGCGTGGACCTGCACGGCGAGCGGGAGATCGGCGCGGTCACGCTGGCGATGGCCAAGCCCGGCAGCCCGGACGACTACGTCCGCGAAGGCGTGCTGGAGTACTCCGCCGACGGCGAGACGTGGACGGAGCTGGCGGCCTTCTCCGGCACGCCGGACGTCGAGGCGGCGGCGCCGGCGGGCACGCAGGCGCGGTACGTGCGCGCCAGGTCGACGGCGGAGCAGGACAACTGGCTGGTGGTCCGCGAGTTCACCGTCGCCGGCGGCGGTGCGACGACGACGGCCGGCGGCCCGCCGGCGGCCGAGGGCAGCTCCCTGGCCGCCGCCGCGGACGGCGACACCGCCTCCGTCTACCGCGCCGCCCGCGCGCCCGCGGCCGGTGAGGCGCTGGAAATCCGGTTCGCGGAGCCGCGTGCGCCCGGGTCGCTGGTCGTGCTCCGCCCGCAGGGCGCGCCGGAGGCGGGCGCGACGGTTCAGGTACGGAACGAGCCGGCCGGCCCGTGGCGTACGGCGGGCCGGCTGGCCGGCGCGTACACCGAACTCCGCGTGCCCGGCGGGGCGGTGGCCGAGGTCCGGCTGCGGTGGTCGGGCGGCGGAGCCGTGCCGCAGGTCGCGGACGTGGGGGTGACCGGAGGCTGA
- the alc gene encoding allantoicase → MTAEIPRFTGAAAPYGGGDPYADYRAADFAFAALPDLADRRLGGAVIAANDEFFAPRENLLRPERAEFDPAAFGHKGKVMDGWETRRRRGATAEAPHPAAGDHDWALVRLGAPGVVRGIVVDTAHFRGNHPQSVSVEGAEVPGAPSPEALLAAGVTWTELVPRTAVGGHAANGFAVAGGRRVTHLRLRQHPDGGIARLRVHGEVVPDPAWLAALGTFDLVALEHGGRVEDASDRFYSPPVNTIRPGRSRQMDDGWETRRRRDGGHDWIRYALAGRGEIRAVEIDTAYLKGNAAGWAAVSVRDGAAGAWTEILPRTRLQPDTNHRFVLATAAIGTHARIDIHPDGGISRLRLHGSPAPEGERGGA, encoded by the coding sequence ATGACGGCCGAGATCCCCCGCTTCACCGGCGCCGCCGCCCCGTACGGCGGCGGCGACCCCTACGCCGACTACCGCGCCGCCGACTTCGCCTTCGCCGCCCTGCCCGACCTCGCCGACCGGCGCCTGGGCGGGGCGGTGATCGCCGCGAACGACGAGTTCTTCGCCCCGCGCGAGAACCTGCTGCGGCCGGAGCGGGCGGAGTTCGACCCGGCGGCGTTCGGCCACAAGGGCAAGGTCATGGACGGCTGGGAGACCCGCCGCCGCCGCGGCGCCACCGCCGAGGCCCCGCACCCGGCCGCGGGCGACCACGACTGGGCGCTGGTACGCCTCGGCGCCCCCGGCGTCGTCCGCGGCATCGTCGTCGACACCGCCCACTTCCGCGGCAACCACCCGCAGTCCGTGAGCGTCGAGGGTGCGGAGGTCCCCGGCGCGCCGTCCCCCGAGGCGCTGCTCGCGGCCGGCGTCACCTGGACCGAACTGGTGCCCCGCACGGCGGTCGGCGGCCACGCCGCGAACGGCTTCGCCGTCGCCGGCGGACGGCGCGTGACCCATCTGCGGCTGCGCCAGCACCCCGACGGCGGCATCGCGCGGCTGCGCGTCCACGGCGAGGTCGTCCCGGACCCGGCGTGGCTGGCGGCGCTCGGCACCTTCGACCTCGTCGCGCTGGAGCACGGCGGCCGCGTCGAGGACGCCTCGGACCGCTTCTACTCCCCGCCCGTCAACACCATCCGCCCCGGCCGCTCGCGGCAGATGGACGACGGCTGGGAGACGCGGCGCCGCCGGGACGGCGGCCACGACTGGATCCGCTACGCGCTCGCCGGCCGCGGCGAGATCCGCGCGGTGGAGATAGACACGGCGTACCTGAAGGGCAACGCGGCGGGCTGGGCGGCGGTCTCGGTACGGGACGGGGCCGCCGGCGCCTGGACCGAGATCCTGCCCCGCACCCGGCTCCAGCCGGACACCAACCACCGCTTCGTCCTGGCCACGGCGGCGATCGGCACGCACGCGCGCATCGACATCCACCCGGACGGGGGGATCTCGCGGCTGCGCCTGCACGGGAGCCCGGCACCGGAGGGGGAGCGGGGCGGGGCCTGA
- the allB gene encoding allantoinase AllB produces MEPPRGDRVPDVELVLRSRRVVTPEGERPAAVAVAGGRIAAVLPYDTAPPPGARAEDCGDDALLPGLVDTHVHVNDPGRTEWEGFATATRAAAAGGVTTLIDMPLNSLPPTTTAAALAVKRAVAGPRAHVDVGFWGGAVPGNATDLAPLYAAGVFGFKCFLSPSGVEEFPRLAGTDLERAAAEAARLGALLVVHAEDPDVLDAAPPVPGRDYAGFLASRPRAAENRAVARVVALAERHGTRVHVLHLSSADALPALAAARRAGLPVTAETCPHFLTLTAEEIPDGATEFKCCPPIREAANRDLLWAGLADGTIDCVVSDHSPATAELKTGDFATAWGGISSLQLGLPAVWTEARRRGHGLADVAHWMAAGPARFAGLAAKGAIEPGRDADFAVLDPDAAFTVDPADLEHKNRVTAYAGRRLHGVVRATWLRGRRVHHGGVHTEPRGRLLGRTDRDERQQPA; encoded by the coding sequence ATGGAGCCGCCGAGAGGAGACCGGGTGCCGGACGTCGAACTGGTGCTGCGCTCGCGCCGCGTCGTCACCCCGGAGGGTGAGCGCCCCGCCGCCGTCGCGGTCGCCGGCGGCCGGATCGCCGCCGTGCTGCCGTACGACACGGCCCCGCCGCCCGGCGCCCGCGCCGAGGACTGCGGCGACGACGCGCTGCTGCCGGGTCTCGTCGACACCCACGTCCACGTCAACGACCCCGGCCGCACCGAGTGGGAGGGCTTCGCCACCGCCACCCGGGCCGCCGCCGCCGGCGGCGTCACCACCCTGATCGACATGCCGCTCAACAGCCTGCCGCCGACCACCACGGCCGCGGCGCTCGCCGTCAAGCGGGCGGTCGCCGGGCCCCGGGCGCACGTCGACGTCGGGTTCTGGGGCGGGGCGGTCCCCGGGAACGCCACCGACCTCGCGCCGCTGTACGCCGCCGGCGTCTTCGGCTTCAAGTGCTTCCTCTCCCCGTCCGGCGTCGAGGAGTTCCCCCGGCTCGCCGGTACGGACCTGGAGCGCGCCGCCGCCGAGGCCGCCCGGCTCGGGGCGCTGCTCGTCGTCCACGCCGAGGACCCCGACGTGCTCGACGCCGCCCCGCCGGTCCCCGGCCGCGACTACGCCGGCTTCCTCGCCTCCCGGCCGCGCGCCGCCGAGAACCGGGCCGTCGCCCGGGTCGTCGCGCTCGCCGAGCGGCACGGCACCCGCGTCCACGTCCTCCACCTCTCCTCCGCCGACGCCCTGCCCGCCCTGGCCGCCGCCCGCCGCGCCGGCCTGCCCGTCACCGCCGAGACCTGCCCGCACTTCCTCACCCTCACCGCCGAGGAGATCCCGGACGGCGCCACGGAGTTCAAGTGCTGCCCGCCCATCCGCGAGGCCGCCAACCGGGATCTGCTCTGGGCCGGCCTCGCCGACGGCACGATCGACTGCGTCGTCTCCGACCACTCGCCGGCCACCGCCGAGCTGAAGACCGGCGACTTCGCCACCGCCTGGGGCGGGATCTCCTCGCTCCAGCTCGGCCTGCCCGCCGTCTGGACCGAGGCCCGCCGCCGCGGCCACGGGCTCGCCGACGTCGCCCACTGGATGGCCGCGGGACCGGCCCGGTTCGCCGGGCTCGCCGCCAAGGGCGCCATCGAGCCCGGCCGCGACGCGGACTTCGCCGTCCTCGACCCCGACGCGGCCTTCACCGTCGATCCGGCGGACCTGGAGCACAAGAACCGCGTCACCGCGTACGCCGGCCGGCGGCTGCACGGCGTCGTCCGCGCCACCTGGCTGCGCGGGCGCCGCGTCCACCACGGCGGCGTCCACACCGAACCCCGCGGCCGGCTCCTCGGCCGCACCGACCGGGACGAGAGGCAACAGCCCGCATGA
- a CDS encoding IclR family transcriptional regulator encodes MPRSPDEPRPPAGGGVQSLERAFDLLERMADAGGEVGLSELAGSSGLPLPTIHRLMRTLVATGSVRQQPNRRYALGPRLIRLGESASRLLGTWARPHLARLVEETGETANMALLDGDEVVYVAQVPSKHSMRMFTEVGRRVLPHSTGVGKALLAHLPDEEVRALLARTGMPAATEKTITSPDVFLKALAAVRADGFAVDDNEQEMGVRCLAVAVPDAPTAAAVSISGPAGRVTEAATERIVPVLKEVARELSTGLADATAGAAAD; translated from the coding sequence GTGCCCCGCAGCCCCGATGAGCCCAGGCCGCCCGCAGGCGGCGGCGTCCAGTCCCTGGAGCGCGCCTTCGACCTGCTGGAGCGGATGGCCGACGCCGGCGGCGAGGTGGGGCTGAGCGAGCTGGCCGGCAGCAGCGGGCTGCCGCTGCCGACCATCCACCGCCTCATGCGCACCCTGGTCGCCACCGGCTCCGTACGCCAGCAGCCCAACCGCCGCTACGCGCTCGGGCCGCGGCTGATCCGGCTCGGCGAGAGCGCGTCCCGGCTGCTGGGCACGTGGGCCCGGCCGCACCTGGCGCGGCTGGTGGAGGAGACCGGCGAGACCGCGAACATGGCGCTGCTCGACGGCGACGAGGTCGTCTACGTCGCACAGGTGCCGTCGAAGCACTCGATGCGCATGTTCACGGAGGTCGGGCGGCGGGTGCTGCCGCACTCGACCGGGGTGGGCAAGGCGTTGCTGGCGCACCTGCCGGACGAGGAGGTACGCGCCCTGCTCGCCCGTACCGGCATGCCGGCGGCCACCGAGAAGACGATCACCTCGCCGGACGTCTTCCTCAAGGCGCTGGCCGCCGTCCGCGCGGACGGCTTCGCGGTGGACGACAACGAGCAGGAGATGGGCGTGCGCTGCCTGGCCGTCGCGGTGCCGGACGCGCCGACGGCGGCGGCGGTCTCGATCTCCGGGCCCGCGGGCCGGGTGACGGAGGCGGCGACGGAGCGGATCGTGCCGGTCCTCAAGGAGGTCGCACGCGAGCTGTCGACGGGCCTGGCGGACGCGACCGCCGGCGCGGCGGCGGACTGA
- a CDS encoding nucleotidyltransferase family protein: MNATAGTAGSPGADSGHGLPGHGGGAVAGLLLAAGGGRRLGGRAKALLPAGPDGRPLVERAAGALRAGGCAPVHVVLGAAEEAVRAGARLSGCVPVSNPDWASGMGSSLRAGLASLEPTAAAAAVVLLVDQPRVGPAAVARLAAAYTARGAELAAATYDGVRGHPVLLGRRHWPEVAAGATGDRGARDVLARAAARGELALVECADVAAPDDVDTPADLALLDGPWAGWH, translated from the coding sequence ATGAACGCGACTGCCGGAACGGCCGGATCTCCCGGCGCGGACTCCGGCCACGGCCTCCCCGGCCACGGCGGCGGCGCCGTCGCCGGGCTGCTGCTCGCGGCGGGCGGCGGGCGGCGGCTCGGCGGGCGGGCCAAGGCCCTGCTGCCGGCCGGGCCGGACGGCCGGCCGCTGGTGGAGCGGGCGGCGGGGGCGCTGCGGGCGGGGGGCTGCGCGCCGGTGCACGTGGTGCTGGGGGCGGCGGAGGAGGCGGTACGGGCCGGGGCGCGGCTGTCCGGCTGCGTGCCGGTGTCGAACCCGGACTGGGCGTCGGGCATGGGCTCGTCGCTGCGCGCCGGCCTGGCGTCGCTGGAGCCGACGGCCGCCGCGGCTGCGGTGGTCCTGCTGGTCGACCAGCCGCGCGTCGGGCCCGCCGCGGTCGCCCGGCTGGCCGCCGCGTACACGGCGCGGGGCGCCGAGCTGGCGGCGGCCACGTACGACGGGGTCCGCGGCCACCCCGTGCTGCTGGGGCGCCGGCACTGGCCGGAGGTCGCGGCGGGCGCGACCGGGGACCGGGGCGCCCGCGACGTGCTGGCCCGCGCGGCGGCCCGCGGCGAGCTGGCGCTGGTGGAGTGCGCCGACGTGGCGGCGCCCGACGACGTCGACACACCGGCGGATCTGGCGTTGCTCGACGGGCCGTGGGCAGGCTGGCACTGA
- the aceB gene encoding malate synthase A yields MSAVVAAAEPAPRQDEVLTDAALAFLAELHRRFTPRRDELLARRAERRADLARTATLDFLPETAGVRADDTWRVAPAPPALADRRVEITGPTDRKMTINALNSGARVWLADFEDASAPTWANVIEGQASLIDAYERRIDFTDPASGKSYALRPAAELATVVARPRGWHLDERHLTVDGRPVPGALVDFGLYFFHNARRLLDLGKGPYFYLPKTESHLEARLWNDVFVFAQDYCGIPQGTVRATVLIETITAAYEMEEILYELRDHASGLNAGRWDYLFSIVKNFRDGGAKFVLPDRNAVTMTAPFMRAYTELLVRTCHKRGAHAIGGMAAFIPSRRDPEVNKIAFDKVKADKDREAADGFDGSWVAHPDLVPIAMESFDAVLGERPHQKDRLREDVSVAAADLIAVDSLDAKPTYPGLVNAVQVGIRYIEAWLRGTGAVAIFNLMEDAATAEISRSQIWQWINAGVVFDDGERVTAELVRRIAAEDLAEIRAAAGAEAFAAGRWQQAHDLLLQVSLDEDYADFLTLPAYELLD; encoded by the coding sequence ATGTCCGCAGTCGTCGCCGCCGCCGAGCCCGCGCCCCGCCAGGACGAGGTCCTCACCGACGCCGCCCTCGCCTTCCTCGCCGAACTGCACCGCAGGTTCACCCCCCGCCGCGACGAACTCCTCGCCCGCCGCGCCGAACGCCGCGCCGACCTCGCGCGCACCGCGACCCTCGACTTCCTACCCGAGACCGCCGGCGTCCGCGCCGACGACACCTGGCGCGTCGCCCCCGCCCCGCCCGCGCTGGCGGACCGCCGGGTGGAGATCACCGGCCCCACCGACCGCAAGATGACGATCAACGCCCTCAACTCCGGCGCCCGGGTGTGGCTCGCCGACTTCGAGGACGCCTCCGCACCCACCTGGGCGAACGTCATCGAAGGCCAGGCCAGCCTGATCGACGCCTACGAGCGCCGCATCGACTTCACCGACCCCGCCTCCGGCAAGTCCTACGCCCTGCGCCCCGCCGCGGAACTGGCGACCGTCGTCGCCCGGCCGCGCGGCTGGCACCTGGACGAGCGCCACCTCACCGTCGACGGCCGCCCCGTGCCGGGCGCGCTGGTCGACTTCGGGCTGTACTTCTTCCACAACGCCCGGCGGCTGCTCGACCTCGGCAAGGGCCCGTACTTCTACCTGCCGAAGACCGAGTCGCATCTCGAAGCCCGCCTCTGGAACGACGTGTTCGTCTTCGCGCAGGACTACTGCGGCATCCCGCAGGGCACCGTGCGGGCCACCGTCCTGATCGAGACCATCACCGCCGCGTACGAGATGGAGGAGATCCTCTACGAGCTGCGCGACCACGCCTCCGGCCTCAACGCCGGCCGCTGGGACTACCTCTTCTCGATCGTGAAGAACTTCCGCGACGGCGGCGCGAAGTTCGTGCTCCCGGACCGCAACGCGGTGACGATGACGGCCCCGTTCATGCGCGCGTACACCGAACTCCTCGTGCGCACCTGCCACAAGCGCGGCGCGCACGCGATCGGCGGCATGGCCGCCTTCATCCCCTCGCGCCGCGACCCGGAGGTCAACAAGATCGCGTTCGACAAGGTCAAGGCCGACAAGGACCGCGAGGCCGCGGACGGCTTCGACGGCTCGTGGGTCGCGCACCCGGACCTGGTGCCGATCGCCATGGAGTCGTTCGACGCGGTGCTCGGCGAACGGCCGCACCAGAAGGACCGGCTGCGCGAGGACGTGTCCGTGGCCGCCGCCGACCTGATCGCCGTCGACTCGCTGGACGCGAAACCGACGTACCCCGGCCTGGTCAACGCCGTGCAGGTGGGCATCCGTTACATCGAGGCGTGGCTGCGGGGCACGGGCGCGGTGGCCATCTTCAACCTCATGGAGGACGCCGCGACCGCGGAGATCTCCCGCTCGCAGATCTGGCAGTGGATCAACGCCGGCGTCGTCTTCGACGACGGCGAGCGGGTGACCGCGGAGCTGGTGCGGCGGATCGCCGCGGAGGACCTGGCGGAGATCCGCGCCGCGGCGGGGGCGGAGGCGTTCGCGGCGGGCCGCTGGCAGCAGGCGCACGACCTGCTGCTCCAGGTGTCGCTGGACGAGGACTACGCGGACTTCCTGACGCTGCCGGCGTACGAACTCCTGGACTGA
- a CDS encoding sugar isomerase domain-containing protein: protein MTDETTGHHSPGPARAAVAGRFRGLLDDLDRTSGTAVADAATLILDAVAAGGLVYAAGAGHSLAMVCETIYRAGGLACVRPVWAPEILPLNGATASTAAERRPGSGLAMVEQVKPGPRDVVVVFSTSGRNPYPVEIAQECMARGVPVVAVTSMPASASATARSSTRLADHATVVLDTRVPPGDVVHPPESPHTAAVSTVLGAYVWALLLAELDEQAAARGVSLPRWVSANVPGGDEANRLNFTRYGGRIPEL from the coding sequence ATGACCGACGAGACGACCGGGCACCACTCCCCCGGCCCCGCACGCGCCGCCGTCGCCGGCCGCTTCCGCGGCCTGCTCGACGACCTCGACCGGACCTCCGGGACGGCGGTCGCGGACGCCGCCACGCTGATCCTGGACGCCGTCGCCGCGGGCGGCCTGGTGTACGCGGCCGGGGCGGGCCACTCGCTGGCGATGGTCTGCGAGACGATCTACCGGGCGGGCGGCCTGGCCTGCGTACGACCCGTGTGGGCCCCCGAGATCCTGCCGCTGAACGGGGCCACGGCCAGCACCGCGGCCGAGCGGCGGCCGGGCTCGGGGCTGGCGATGGTGGAGCAGGTGAAGCCGGGCCCCCGGGACGTGGTGGTGGTCTTCTCCACCAGCGGCCGCAACCCGTACCCGGTGGAGATCGCGCAGGAGTGCATGGCGCGCGGGGTGCCGGTGGTCGCGGTGACGTCGATGCCGGCGTCCGCGAGCGCGACGGCCAGGTCCAGCACCCGGCTGGCGGACCACGCCACGGTGGTGCTGGACACGCGCGTACCGCCGGGCGACGTGGTGCACCCGCCGGAGTCGCCGCACACGGCGGCGGTGTCGACGGTGCTGGGGGCGTACGTCTGGGCGCTGCTGCTGGCGGAGCTGGACGAGCAGGCCGCGGCGCGGGGGGTGTCGCTGCCGCGCTGGGTGAGCGCCAACGTCCCGGGCGGGGACGAGGCCAACCGGCTCAACTTCACGCGCTACGGGGGCCGGATCCCCGAGCTGTGA